A genomic region of Enterobacter hormaechei ATCC 49162 contains the following coding sequences:
- a CDS encoding serine dehydratase subunit alpha family protein, whose product MSEQINPLWNHFIRAVQEEVKPALGCTEPVSLALACAMAAGQLSGDVTRIEAWVSPNLMKNGLGVTVPGTGMVGLPIAAALGAIGGNAQAGLEVLKDVTADALARAKAMLKAGLVQVKLQEPCDEILYSRACVYAGESSAMVTIAGGHTRVVEVVCQGETRFRLDEQQRQTNYDPLAVLSTTTLSQILEFVEQVPFDAIRFILDAGRLNDALSREGLLGNWGLHIGATLNKQRARGWMAQDLGSDIVIRTSAASDARMGGATLPAMSNSGSGNQGITATMPVVVVAEHVQADDERLARALMLSHLSAIYIHYQLPRLSALCAATTAAMGAAAGMAWLMGGSYQTISMAIGSMIGDVSGMICDGASNSCAMKVSTSVTSAWKAVMMALDDTAVTGNEGIVAHDVEQSISNLCALACRSMQATDRQIIEIMASKV is encoded by the coding sequence TTCCGGCGACGTAACGCGTATCGAGGCGTGGGTATCGCCGAACCTGATGAAAAACGGGCTTGGCGTAACGGTACCCGGCACCGGTATGGTTGGTTTGCCAATAGCGGCCGCGCTGGGGGCCATCGGTGGCAATGCGCAGGCGGGGCTGGAGGTGCTGAAAGATGTCACCGCCGATGCGCTGGCGCGGGCCAAAGCAATGCTGAAAGCGGGCCTGGTGCAGGTGAAATTGCAGGAGCCGTGCGATGAGATCCTCTATTCGCGTGCCTGCGTTTACGCCGGTGAGTCCTCGGCGATGGTGACTATTGCGGGCGGGCATACCCGGGTGGTGGAGGTGGTTTGTCAGGGCGAAACGCGCTTCAGGCTTGACGAGCAACAGCGCCAGACGAACTATGATCCGCTTGCGGTGCTCTCGACCACCACGCTCTCGCAGATCCTTGAGTTTGTGGAGCAGGTGCCGTTCGACGCGATCCGCTTTATCCTCGATGCAGGGCGACTGAACGATGCGCTCTCCCGGGAAGGTTTACTTGGTAACTGGGGGTTGCACATTGGCGCGACGCTCAATAAGCAGCGCGCACGTGGATGGATGGCCCAGGATCTGGGTTCAGACATTGTGATCCGCACCAGTGCGGCCTCGGATGCCCGCATGGGGGGCGCGACGCTTCCGGCGATGAGCAACTCGGGGTCCGGGAATCAGGGCATCACCGCCACCATGCCGGTGGTCGTGGTGGCTGAACATGTTCAGGCTGATGACGAACGCCTGGCGCGGGCGCTGATGCTCTCGCATCTGTCGGCTATCTATATCCATTACCAGCTTCCGCGCTTGTCCGCGTTGTGCGCGGCGACAACGGCGGCAATGGGGGCTGCGGCGGGGATGGCGTGGCTGATGGGCGGTTCTTACCAGACCATTTCCATGGCGATCGGCAGTATGATCGGCGACGTGAGCGGGATGATCTGCGATGGGGCGTCTAACAGCTGCGCAATGAAGGTCTCGACCAGCGTCACCAGTGCCTGGAAAGCCGTGATGATGGCGCTGGATGATACTGCCGTGACGGGTAACGAGGGGATTGTGGCGCACGATGTGGAACAGTCTATTTCTAACCTGTGCGCCCTGGCGTGCCGCTCAATGCAGGCGACGGATCGGCAGATCATAGAGATTATGGCGAGTAAGGTGTAA
- a CDS encoding pirin family protein: MITTRTAKQCGQADFGWLQARYTFSFGHYFDPKLLGYASLRVLNQEVLAPGASFQPRTYPKVDILNLILEGEAEYRDSEGNHVQAKAGEALLISTQPGISYSEHNLSKDKTLTRMQLWLDACPERENPLVQKIDLKGDKQQLIASPDGSKGSLQLRQQVWLHHIELKKGEQASFQLHGPRAYLQSIHGTVHAVTHTEEKEALTCGDGAFIRDEANITLVADTPLRALLIDLPV, translated from the coding sequence ATGATTACGACAAGAACAGCGAAACAGTGCGGACAAGCCGATTTCGGTTGGTTGCAGGCCCGCTACACCTTTTCCTTTGGACACTACTTTGACCCTAAACTTCTCGGTTACGCTTCACTGCGCGTATTGAATCAGGAAGTGCTCGCCCCGGGCGCGTCCTTCCAGCCGCGCACGTACCCTAAAGTCGATATCCTGAACCTGATCCTGGAAGGCGAGGCAGAATACCGCGATAGCGAGGGCAATCATGTCCAGGCGAAGGCTGGCGAGGCGCTGCTAATTTCCACGCAGCCAGGCATTAGCTATAGCGAGCATAACCTCAGCAAAGATAAAACGCTGACCCGCATGCAGCTGTGGCTTGATGCCTGTCCGGAGCGGGAAAATCCGCTGGTACAAAAGATCGATCTGAAGGGCGATAAACAGCAGCTGATTGCCTCACCAGACGGCAGCAAAGGCAGTTTGCAGTTACGCCAGCAGGTGTGGCTGCACCATATCGAACTGAAAAAAGGTGAACAGGCGAGCTTCCAGCTTCATGGCCCGCGCGCCTATTTGCAGTCCATTCACGGAACGGTGCATGCGGTAACGCATACGGAAGAGAAAGAAGCGCTCACCTGCGGTGACGGGGCGTTTATTCGTGATGAAGCGAATATCACCCTGGTGGCGGACACGCCGCTGCGCGCGCTGCTGATTGATTTGCCGGTGTAA